TGTGgtgtgggaagctgtggttctttcAGCATCATGGCCTGATGTATGGAtggctgttgttgtagccccAACTGATGATGTCTTAGCAGGGACTGTTTTTGTGGTGTGGGAATCTGTGGTTCTTTCTGCTTCATGGCCATTTGTGTGGAAGGCTGTTGTTGTAGCTCCAACTGATGATGTCTTAGCAGGAACTGTTTTTGTGgtgtgggaagctgtggttctttcTGCTTCATGGCCTGTTGTGTGGATAGCTGTCGTTGTAGCCCCAACAGGTGATGacttgacagaaaataattttgttgtgtgggaagctgtggttcCTTCAGCATCACGGCTTGATGTATGGGtggctgttgttgtagccccaactgatgatgtcttagcagggactgtttttgttgtttgggaagctgtggttctttcAGCATCGTGGACTGATGTACGGAAGGCTGTTGTTGTAGCTCCAACTGATGATGTCTTAGCAGGAACTGTTTTTGTGgtgtgggaagctgtggttctttcTGCTTCATGGCCTGTTGTGTGGATAGCAGTCGTTGTAGCCCCAACAGGTGATGActtgacagaaaatatttttgttgtgtgggaagctgtggttctttcAGCATCATGGCCTGATGTATGGAtggctgttgttgtagccccaactgatgatgtcttagcagggactgtttttgtggtgtgggaagctgtggttctttcAGCATCATGGCCTGATGTATGGAtggctgttgttgtagccccAACTGATGATGTCTTAGCAGGGACTGTTTTTGTGGTGTGGGAATCTGTGGTTCTTTCTGCTTCATGGCCATTTGTGTGGAAGGCTGTTGTTGTAGCTCCAACTGATGATGTCTTAGCAGGAACTGTTTTTGTGgtgtgggaagctgtggttctttcTGCTTCATGGCCTGTTGTGTGGATAGCTGTCGTTGTAGCCCCAACAGGTGATGacttgacagaaaataattttgttgtgtgggaagctgtggttctttcAGCATCATGGCCTGATGTATGGATGGCTGTTGTTGTAGTCCCAACTGATGATGTCTTAGCAGggactgtttttgttgtttgggaagctgtggttctttcAGCATCATGGCCTGATGTATGGAATGCTGTTGTTGTAGCTCCAACTGATGATGTCTTAGCTGGAACTGTTTTTGTGgtgtgggaagctgtggttctttcTGCTTCATGGCCTGTTGTGTGGATAGCTGTCGTTGTCGCACCAACAGGTGATGacttgacagaaaataattttgttgtgtgggaagctgtggttctttcAGCATCATGGCCTGATGTACGGAaggctgttgttgtagccccAACTGATGATGTCTTAGCAGGGACTGTTTTTGTGGTGTGGGAATCTGTGGTTCTTTCTGCTTCATGGCCTGTTGTGTGGAAGGCTGTTGTTGTAGCTCCAACTGATGATGTCTTAGCAGGAACTGTTTTTGTGgtgtgggaagctgtggttctttctgcttcatggcctgttgtgtggatagctgttgttgtagccccAACAGGTGATGACTTAGAcaggaaaattattttgttgtgtgggaagctgtggttctttcAGCATCATGGCCTGATGTATGAGTGGCTGTTGTTGTAGCTCCAACTGATGATGTCTTAGCAGGGACTGTTTTTGTGgtgtgggaagctgtggttctttcTGCTTCATGGCCTGTTGTGTGGATAGCTGTCGTTGTAGCCCCAACAGGTGATGacttgacagaaaataattttgttgtgtgggaagctgtggttctttcAGCATCATGGCCTGATGTATGGAtggctgttgttgtagccccaactgatgatgtcttagcagggactgtttttgttgtttgggaagctgtggttctttcAGCATCATGGCCTGATGTACGGAAGGCTGTTGTTGTAGCTCCAACTGATGATGTCTTAGCAGGAACTGTTTTTGTGgtgtgggaagctgtggttctttcTGCTTCATGGCCTGTTGTGTGGATAGCTGTCGTTGTAGCCCCAACAGGTGATGacttgacagaaaataattttgttgtgtgggaagctgtggttctttcAGCATCATGGCCTGATGTATGGAtggctgttgttgtagccccaactgatgatgtcttagcagggactgtttttgttgtttgggaagctgtggttctttcAGCATCATGGCCTGATGTATGGATGGCTGTTGTTGTAGCTCCAACTGATGATGTACTTAGCAGGAACTAGTTTTTGTGgtgtgggaagctgtggttctttcAGCATCATGGCCTGTTGTGTGGATAGCTGTCGTTGTCGCCCCAACAGGTGATGACTTGACAgagaataattttgttgtgtgggaagctgtggttctttcAGCATCATGGCCTGATGTATGGAAGGCTGTTTTTGTAGCTCCAACTGATGATGTCTTAGCAGGAACTGTTTTTGTGgtgtgggaagctgtggttctttcTGCTTCATGGCCTGTTGTGAGGATAGCTGTCGTTGTCACTCCAACAGGTGATGacttgacagaaaataattttgttgtgtgggaagctgtggttctttcagcatcatggcctgatgtatggaaggctgttgttgtagctccaactgatgatgtcttagcaggaactgtttttgtggtgtgggaagctgtggttctttcTGCTTCATGGCCTGTTGTGTGGATAGCTGTCGTTGTAGCCCCAACAGGTGATGacttgacagaaaataattttgttgtgtgggaagctgtggttctttcAGCATCATGGCCTGATGTATGGAAGGCTGTTGTTGTAGCTCCAACTGATGATGTCTTAGAAGGAACTGTTTTTGTGgtgtgggaagctgtggttctttcAGCATCATGGCCTGTTGTGTGGATAGCTGTCGTTGTCACTCCAACAGGTGATGACTTGACAgagaataattttgttgtgtgggaagctgtggttctttcAGCATCATGGCATGATGaatggaaggctgttgttgtagctccaactgatgatgtcttagcagggactgtttttgttgtttgggaagctgtggttctttcAGCATCATGGACTGATGTACGGAAGGCTGTTGTTGTAGCTCCAATTGATGATGTCTTAGCAGGAACTGTTTTTGTGGTGTGGGAATCTGTGGTTCTTTCTGCTTCATGGCCTGTTGTGTGGATAGCTGTCGTTGTAGCCCCAACAGGTGATGacttgacagaaaataattttgttgtgtgggaagctgtggttctttcagcatcatggcctgatgtatggaaggctgttgttgtagctccaactgatgatgtcttagcaggaactgtttttgtggtgtgggaagctgtggttctttcATCATCATGGACTGTTGTGTGGATAGCTGTCGTTGTAGCCCCAACAGGTGATGacttgacagaaaataattttgttgtgtgggaagctgtggttcCTTCAGCATCATGGCCTGATGTATGGAtggctgttgttgtagccccaactgatgatgtcttagcagggactgtttttgttgtttgggaagctgtggttctttcAGCATCATGGACTGATGTACGGAAGGCTGTTGTTGTAGCTCCAACTGATGATGTCTTAGCAGGAACTGTTTTTGTGgtgtgggaagctgtggttctttcTGCTTCATGGCCTGTTGTGTGGATAGCTGTCGTTGTAGCCCCAACAGGTGATGACTTGACAgagaataattttgttgtgtgggaagctgtggttcCTTCAGCATCACGGCCTGATGTATGGAtggctgttgttgtagccccaactgatgatgtcttagcagggactgtttttgttgtttgggaagctgtggttctttcAGCATCATGGACTGATGTATGGAAGGCTGTTGTTGTAGCTCCAACTGATGATGTCTTAGCAGGAACTGTTTTTGTGGTGTGGGAATCTGTGGTTCTTTCTGCTTCATGGCCTGTTGTGTGGATAGCTGTCGTTGTAGCCCCAACAGGTGATGACTTGacagaatataatttttttgtgtgggaagctgtggttctttcagcatcatggcctgatgtatggaaggctgttgttgtagctccaactgatgatgtcttagcaggaactgtttttgtggtgtgggaagctgtggttctttcAGCATCATGGCCTGTTGTGTGGATAGCTGTCGTTGTAGCCCCAACAGGTGATGacttgacagaaaataattttgttgtgtgggaagctgtggttctttcAGCATCATGGCCTGATGTACGGAAGGCTGTTGTTGTAGCTCCAATTGATGATATCTTAGCAGgaactgtttttgttgtgtgggaagctgtggttctttcTGCTTCATGGCCTGTTGTGTGGATAGCTGTCGTTGTAGCCCCAAAAGGTGATGACTTGACATAAAATAAGTTTGTCGTGTGGGAAGCTGTGGCTCTTTCAGCATCATGGCCTGATGTATGGAtggctgttgttgtagccccaactgatgatgtcttagcagggactgtttttgttgtttgggaagctgtggttctttcAGCATCATGGCCTGATGTACGGAAGGCTGTTGTTGTAGCTCCAACTGATGATGTCTTAGCAGGAACTGTTTTTGTGGTGTGGGAATCTGTGGTTCTTTCTGCTTCATGGCCTGTTGTGTGGATAGCTGTCGTTGTAGCCCCAACAGGTGATGacttgacagaaaataattttgttgtgtgggaagctgtggttctttcagcatcatggcctgatgtatggaaggctgttgttgtagctccaactgatgatgtcttagcaggaactgtttttgttgtgtgggaagctgtggttctttcAGCATCATGGACTGTTGTGTGGATAGCTGTCGTTGTAGCCCCAACAGGTGATGacttgacagaaaataattttgttgtgtgggaagctgtggttctttcAGCATCATGGACTGTTGTGTGGATAGCTGTCGTTGTAGCCCCAACAGGTGATGATGATCTTAGACAGAGaatattttgttgtgtgggaagctgtggttctttcTGCTTCATGGCTTGTTGTGTGGATAGATGTCGTTGTCACTCCAACAGGTGATGACTTGACAgagaataattttgttgtgtgggaagctgtggttctttcAGCATCTTGGCCTGATGTATGGAAGGCTGTGGTTGTAGCTCCAACTGATGATGTCTTAGCAGGAACTGTTTTTGTGGTGTGGGAAGCTGTGATTCTTTCTGCTTCATGGCCTGTTGTGTGGATAGATGTCGTTGTCACTCCAACTGGTGATGACTTGACAgagaataattttgttgtgtgggaagctgtggttctttcAGCATCTTGTCCTGATGTATGGAAGGCTGTGGTTGTAGCTCCAACTGATGATGTCTTAGCAGGAACTGTTTTTGTGGTGTGGGAAGCTGTGATTCTTTCTGCTTCATGGCCTGTTGTGTGGATAGCTGTCGTTGTCGCCCCAACAGGTGATGACTTGACAgagaattattttgttgtgtgggaagctgtggttctttcAGCATCATAGCCTGATGTATGGAtggctgttgttgtagccccaactgatgatgtcttagcagggactgtttttgttgtttgggaagctgtggttctttcAGCATCATGGCCTGATGTATGGAAGGCTGTTGTTGTAGCTCCAAATGATGATGTCTTAGCAGGAACTGTTTTTGTGGTTTGGGAATCTGTGGTTCTTTCTGCTTCATGGCCTGTTGTGTGGATAGCTGTCGTTGTAGCCCCAACAGGTGATGacttgacagaaaataattttgttgtgtgggaagctgtggttctttcagcatcatggcctgatgtatggaaggctgttgttgtagctccaactgatgatgtcttagcaggaactgtttttgtggtttgggaagctgtggttctttcAGCATCATGGCCTGTTGTGTGGATAGCTGTCGTTGTAGCCCCAACAGGTGATGacttgacagaaaataattttgttgtgtgggaagctgtggttctttcAGCATAATGGCATGATGaatggaaggctgttgttgtagctccaactgatgatgtcttagcagggactgtttttgttgtgtggcAAGCTGTGGTTCTTTCAGCATCATGGCATGATGTATGGAAGGCTGTTGTTGTAGCTCTAACTGATGATGTCTTAGCAGGAACTGTTTTTGTGGTGTGGGAATCTGTGGTTCTTTCTGCTTCATGGCCTGTTGTGTGGATAGCTGACGTTGTAGCCCCAACAGGTGATGACTTGACAgaatataattttgttgtgtgggaagctgtggttctttcagcatcatggcctgatgtatggaaggctgttgttgtagctccaactgatgatgtcttagcaggaactgtttttgtggtgtgggaagctgtggttctttcTGCTTCATGGCCTGTTGTGTGGATAGCTGTTGTTGTCACTCCAACAGGTGATGACTTGACAgaatataattttgttgtgtgggaagctgtggttctttcagcatcatggcctgatgtatggaaggctgttgttgtagctccaactgatgatgtcttagcaggaactgtttttgttgtttgggaagctgtggttctttcAGCATCATGGACTGATGTGTGGATAGCTGTCGTTGTCACTCCAACAGGTGATGACTTGACAgagaataattttgttgtgtgggaagctgtggttctttcAGCATCATGGCCTGTTGTGTGGATAGCTGTCGTTGTAGCCCCAACAGGTGATGacttgacagaaaataattttgttgtgtgggaagctgtggttctttcAGCATCATGGCCTGATGTACGGAAGGCTGTTGTTGTAGCTCCAATTGATGATGTCTTAGCAGGAACTGTTTTTGTGgtgtgggaagctgtggttctttcTGCTTCATGGCCTGTTGTGTGGATAGCTGTCGTTGTAGCCCCAACAGGTGATGacttgacagaaaataattttgttgtgtgggaagctgtggttcCTTCAGCATCATGGCCTGATGTATGGAtggctgttgttgtagccccaactgatgatgtcttagcagggactgtttttgttgtttgggaagctgtggttctttcAGCATCATGGACTGATGTATGGAAGGCTGTTGTTGTAGCTCCAACTGATGATGTCTTAGCAGGAACTGTTTTTGTGGTGTGGGAATCTGTGGTTCTTTCTGCTTCATGGCCTGTTGTGTGGATAGCTGTCGTTGTCACTCCAACAGGTGATGACTTGACAgagaataattttgttgtgtgggaagctgtggttctttcAGCCTCATGGCCTGATGTATGGAAGGCTGTTGTTGTAGCTCCAACTGATGATGTCTTAGCAGGAACTGTTTTTGTGGTGTGGGAATCTGTGGTTCTTTCTGCTTCATGGCCTGTTGTGTGGATAGCTGACGTTGTAGCCCCAACAGGTGATGacttgacagaaaataattttgttgtgtgggaagctgtggttctttcAGCATCATGGCCTGATGTGTGGATAGCTGTCGTTGTCGCCCCAACAGGTGATGACTTGACAgagaataattttgttgtgtgggaagctgtggttcCTTCAGCATCATGGCCTGATGTATGGAAGGCTGTTGTTGTAGCTCCAACTGATGATGTCTTAGCAGggactgtttttgttgtttgggaagctgtggttctttcAGCATCATGGACTGATGTATGGAAGGCTGTTGTTGTAGCTCCAACTGATGATGTCTTAGCAGGAACTGTTTTTGTGGTGTGGGAATCTGTGGTTCTTTCTGCTTCATGGCCTGTTGTGTGGATAGCTGTCGTTGTAGCCCCAACAGGTGATGACTTGACAgagaataattttgttgtgtgggaagctgtggttctttcagcatcatggcctgatgtatggaaggctgttgttgtagctccaactgatgatgtcttagcaggaactgtttttgtggtgtgggaagctgtggttctttcTGCTTCATGGCCTGTTGTGTGGATAGATGTTGTTGTAGCCCCAACAGGTGATGacttgacagaaaataattttgttgtgtgggaagctgtggttctttcAGCATCATGGCCTGATGTGTGGATAG
The window above is part of the Esox lucius isolate fEsoLuc1 chromosome 4, fEsoLuc1.pri, whole genome shotgun sequence genome. Proteins encoded here:
- the LOC117594425 gene encoding putative uncharacterized protein DDB_G0268364, with translation MKQKEPQIPTPQKQFLLRHHQLELQQQPSIHQSMMLKEPQLPKQQKQSLLRHHQLELQQQPSIHQAMMLKEPQLPTQQNYSLSSHHLLGRQRQLSTHQPSIHQAMMLKEPQLPTQQNNSLSSHHLLGRQRQLSTQQMLKEPQLPTQQNYFLSSHHLLGLQRQLSTQQAMKQKEPQIPTPQKQFLLRHHQLELQQQPSVHQSMMLKEPQLPKQQKQSLLRHHQLELQQQPSIHHAMMLKEPQLPTQQNYSLSSHHLLE